In one Sander lucioperca isolate FBNREF2018 chromosome 7, SLUC_FBN_1.2, whole genome shotgun sequence genomic region, the following are encoded:
- the LOC116040114 gene encoding CD209 antigen-like protein D has product MERMRSKNNHLRITNVEAGFNNLTDERDDLKRKLNNLAQKGWEYFSGSFYYISSTKKTWQQSRDDCRQKGADLVIINSKEEQDFTRKFKMRLWIGLTDSETEGTWKWVDGTPLTKSYWDSREPNGGENENCVEIKKFDSENSWNDVGCSTLLNWICEMKDRP; this is encoded by the exons ATGGAGAGGATGAGATCCAAAAACAATCATCTCAGGATCACTA ATGTTGAGGCTGGTTTCAACAACCTGACTGATGAGAGAGATGACCTGAAGAGGAAACTGAATAACTTAG CTCAAAAAGGGTGGGAGTATTTCAGCGGTAGTTTCTACTACATTTCTTCTACCAAGAAAACCTGGCAACAGAGTAGAGATGACTGTCGTCAAAAGGGTGCAGACCTGGTGATTATCAACAGCAAAGaagaacag GATTTCACAAGAAAATTTAAGATGAGACTGTGGATTGGCCTGACTGACTCAGAGACAGAGGGGACGTGGAAATGGGTGGATGGGACTCCACTGACCAAAAG CTACTGGGATTCCAGGGAGCCTAACGGTGGGGAAAATGAAAACTGTGTGGAAATAAAGAAATTTGATTCAGAAAACAGCTGGAATGATGTAGGCTGTTCCACTCTACTCAACTGGATCTGTGAAATGAAAGACCGTCCATAA